Proteins from a single region of Tamandua tetradactyla isolate mTamTet1 chromosome 12, mTamTet1.pri, whole genome shotgun sequence:
- the DLK1 gene encoding protein delta homolog 1 has protein sequence MTATIALLHVLLLLLAFDHSAHGAECYPPCHPLNGFCEDDNVCRCQPGWSGPLCNDCVPLPGCVNGICSDEPGQCICEDGWDGKLCDIDLWPCTSSPCTNNGTCVNLEDGRYTCSCAPGFAGQLCERKAGPCVVNGSPCQHGGTCVDDEGRASHASCLCPPGFSGNFCEIVANSCTPNPCENKGVCTDIGGDFRCRCPAGFIDKTCSRPVTICASSPCQNGGTCLQHSQVSYECLCKSEFTGLTCAKKRAPGAQQVTRLPSGYGLTYRLTPGVHELPVPQPEHRILKVSMKELNRSSPLLSEGQALCFTILGVLTSLVVLATVGIVFLNKCEAWVSNLRYNHMLRKKKDLLLQYSSGEDLAVNIIFPEKIGMATFGKEAGDEEI, from the exons AGCGCCCATG GAGCTGAATGCTACCCGCCTTGCCACCCCCTAAATGGATTCTGCGAAGATGACAATGTCTGCAG gTGCCAGCCTGGCTGGAGTGGTCCCCTGTGTAACGATTGTGTGCCCCTTCCTGGCTGTGTCAACGGAATCTGCTCGGATGAACCTGGACAGTGCATTTGCGAAGACGGCTGGGATGGGAAACTCTGCGACATAG ATCTCTGGCCTTGCACCTCCAGCCCCTGCACTAACAACGGGACCTGCGTGAATCTCGAGGATGGCCGCTACACGTGCTCTTGTGCGCCGGGGTTCGCGGGGCAGCTCTGCGAGCGGAAGGCTGGTCCCTGCGTGGTCAACgg TTCCCCCTGCCAGCACGGAGGCACCTGCGTGGACGATGAGGGCCGGGCCTCCCATGCCTCCTGCCTGTGCCCCCCTGGCTTCTCAGGCAATTTCTGCGAGATTGTGGCCAACAGCTGCACCCCCAACCCGTGCGAGAACAAGGGCGTCTGCACCGACATCGGGGGCGACTTCCGCTGTCGCTGCCCGGCCGGCTTCATCGACAAGACCTGCAGCCGCCCCGTGACCATCTGCGCCAGCAGCCCGTGCCAGAACGGGGGCACCTGCCTGCAGCACTCCCAGGTGAGCTACGAGTGTCTGTGCAAGTCCGAGTTCACAGGTCTCACCTGCGCCAAGAAGCGGGCGCCCGGGGCCCAGCAGGTCACCCGGCTGCCCAGCGGCTATGGGCTGACCTACCGCCTGACGCCCGGGGTGCACGAGCTGCCGGTGCCGCAGCCCGAGCACCGCATCCTGAAGGTGTCCATGAAGGAGCTCAACCGGAGCTCCCCGCTGTTGAGCGAGGGCCAGGCGCTGTGCTTCACCATCCTGGGGGTGCTCACCAGCCTGGTGGTGCTGGCCACCGTGGGCATCGTCTTCCTCAACAAGTGCGAGGCCTGGGTGTCCAACCTGCGCTACAACCACATGCTGCGCAAAAAGAAGGACCTCCTGCTGCAGTACAGCAGCGGGGAGGACCTGGCCGTCAACATCATCTTCCCGGAGAAGATAGGCATGGCCACCTTCGGCAAGGAGGCGGGCGACGAGGAGATCTGA